TAATGAACGATATATAATATATACTCCAAATACCGAAATTGTTATGATGTGTCAGAAAGATGATGAATTCATGGAGCTGATGAACAAATCGGATATAAATATTCCCGACGGTGTAGGTTTGATATATGCTTCTAAAATCAAGAAACATCCATTGAAAGAAAAAGTTGCGGGCTTCGATTTATCTGTTAATCTGCTGAAGCTGGCCGATGAACAGGGATTAAAGCTTTATGTTGTGGGGGGCAAGCCCGGCGTAGCTAAAACCGCAATGGATAAAGTCCATGAAGAATATCCCGGAATAAAAATAATGGGAGCTCAGCACGGATACTTCAAGGGGTCACATCTAGGGAAGCAAGGACATGAGGAGGAAGTGAAGGTTATAGAAGATATAAACCGGGCAGAGCCTCACATTTTGTTTGTGGGATTTGGTGCTAAGAAGCAGGAACAGTGGATAGAATTTAACAGAGATAAAATTAATGCCAAAATAATTATAGGCAATGGTGGAACTCTGGACGGATTGGCCGGGCATGTGAAGAGAGCGCCTGAATTATTTATTAAACTTGGACTTGAATGGTTTTACAGGCTTATGAAGGAACCAAAAAGAATAAAAAGACAGATTTTATTACCGATTTTTGTGTTTAGAGTGCTTTTCGGCAATAAAGACGTAGTAAAAGTAATTGAATAAGGAGGCTGAACATTGAAATTATTTATTGATACGGCAAATGTTGAAGAAATAAAAAATGCAAATGAAATGGGAATTATTTGTGGGGTTACTACAAACCCGTCTTTAATTGCCAAGGAAGGAAAAATATTTGAGGATGTTGTAAAGGAAATAACTGGTATTGTAGACGGGCCAATAAGTGCAGAAGTTATAAGTGCTGACTGTGAAGGAATGATTAAAGAAGCTACAGAACTTTCGAGGATACATAAAAATATAATTATAAAAATACCGATGACGATTGAAGGGCTTAAAGCGGTTAAGATTCTAAAAAAAGAAAACATAAAAACAAATGTTACTCTTATATTTTCCGCATCTCAGGCTCTGATGGCGGCAAGGGCAGGAGCAACTTATGTTAGCCCATTTGTGGGAAGACTGGATGATGTAAGCAGCAGCGGGATGGAACTGATAAAGGATATAGTAACTATATTTAATAATTACGATATAGATACAGAGATAATAGCAGCTAGTATAAGACATCCAATGCATGTGACAGAGGCTGCGAAACTTGGTTGCCACATAGCAACTGTTCCGTACAAGGTGTTAATTCAAATGGCAGGGCATCCGCTGACAGATAAAGGAATAGATAGGTTTTTAAAGGATTGGGAATCAGTACCTAAGAGAAAATAAGGAGGATAAGATGAATCACGAAAAATTATGTGTCATAGCTAAAAATATGAGAAGCAATATTTTAACTATGATTCACGACGCAAAGTCGGGGCATCCGGGAGGTTCGCTTTCGGCAGTTGAAATAGTAACATATCTGTATTTTAATGAAATGAATATAGAAAATCCCGAGGATGAGAACAGAGACCGTTTTGTGCTGTCAAAGGGACATGGCGCTCCAGTTTTGTATTCAGCATTGATGGAGAAGGGATTTGTAGATAAATCCTTGATTGGAACGTTGAGAAAAATAAACTCTAAACTTCAGGGACACCCAGATATGAAAAAACTTCCCGGAGTGGAGGCATCCACTGGATCGCTGGGACAGGGACTGGCAATTGCAAATGGAATGGCACTTGCGTTTAAGCTTGATAAAAAGAAAAACAGAGTTTTTGCTCTTCTTGGAGACGGTGAACTGCAGGAAGGAATGGTATGGGAGGCTGCAATGCTTGCCGGACATTATAAACTGGATAACGTGACTGCTATAATAGACCACAATGGACTGCAAATAGATGGAAGAAATAATGATGTTATGAAAGTTGAACCTATTGATAAGAAATGGGAAGCTTTTGGATGGCACGTTATTAAAGCTGATGGAAATAACTTTGACTCATTGGAAAAGGCCTTTTCAGAAAGAAGAAGCATTACAGATAAGCCGACGGTAATTATTGCTGATACCGTAAAGGGAAAAGGCTGCTCATTTATGGAAGATAAAGCATCATGGCATGGCAAGGCTCCAAACGATGAAGAATATTCTATTGCCATGAATGAATTAGGGAGGTGCGAATAATGGCTAAGGCGACTAGAGAAGCATACGGTGAAGCATTAAAGAAACTGGCTGCCAATAATCCGGATGTTGTAGTGTTGGATGCTGACCTGTCTGGGTCAACAAAGACAGCTGAATTTAAAAAGGTGGCACCCGAAAGATTTTTTAACGTAGGCATAGCTGAACAGGATCTTATTGGAACGGCGGCCGGAATGGCAATAGCGGGTAAAATTCCTTTTGCCAGTTCTTTTGCAATGTTTGCTGCAGGAAGGGCGTTTGAAATAATAAGAAATACAGTTGCATATCCAAAGCTGAATGTTAAAATTGCTGCAACTCATGCGGGACTGACAGTTGGGGAAGACGGAGCATCACACCAAGCCATTGAAGATATAAGTTTGATGAGAAGCATACCGAATATGACGGTTATTAATCCGTCAGACAGCATTGAGGCGGAACAGGCTGTTTTAAAAGCGGCTGAAATGAAAGGCCCTGTATATATCAGACTGGGAAGAATGGCTGTTGATAATGTGTATGGACAGGATTACAAATTTGAATTGGGCAAGGGCGTAGAACTTAAAAAAGGAAATGATGTAACAATTATAGCTACCGGATTAATGGTTCAAGAAGCGTTAAAGGCTTCAGAGGAGCTTTCCGGAGAAGGAATAAATGCAAGAGTAATAAATATACACACAATAAAACCCATCGATGAGGAAATAATTATAAATGCTGCAAGAGAGACTAAGGCAATAGTTACAGCAGAGGAACACAGCATAATAGGCGGACTGGGAAGCGCGGTTTTAGAAGCTTTGTCCGATAAACATCCAGTACCTGTTAAAAGAATAGGTGTTCTGGATACATTCGGAGAGTCAGGGAAACCGGCTGACCTTCTTGAAAAGTATCATTTAACTGCTAAAGACATTCAGGAAGCCTGCAAGGAAGTAATAAAATTAAAAAACATTAAATAAATACACAATAAAAATCACGATCGCTTTAGCGGTCGTGATTTTAAAAATAATAAAAAAAATTAATAATTTGCAAAAATATTTCTTATTGTAAAATTATGATAAAAATAAGTTGTAATTGTAATAATTTTTTTTGAAATATATATTGACATTGTTGTAATGCCAAGGTATAATTATCGATTTGACAATTGTTTCTGTTTAGTGTATACTAAAGAGTAGGGAGGTAGTAGCATGTTTAAGTTAGGAGACAAAGTTGTATACCCAATGCATGGTGCCGGTGTTATTGAAACGATGGAACAAAAGGAAATACTCGGTGAAGTTAAAAAATACTATGTTCTTAAGATGCCTATTGGAGAAATGAAGCTCATGATACCTGTAGACAACGTAAACAATATCGGATTAAGAAATATTATAGATACAGAGGCAGTAGAAAAAGTCTATAAAATTTTAAAGCAAAGTGCCGAACTCAACGATTCAAACTGGAATAAAAGATACCGGGATAATATGGTTAAGATGAAGACAGGAGATATTTTCGAGGTCGCCAAGGTGGTAAGGGATTTGACCTTTCGGGACAGAGAGAAAGGGTTGTCAACAGGTGAGAAGAAAATGCTTGTAAGCGCAAAGCAGATGCTTGTAAGCGAAATAGCTCTTTCAACTAATACCGATGGCAAAAACATACAGGATTATTTGGATAATATCATTAATGAGGATGCGTTAAAGCAATAACATATGAGATAATGTGCTTTAGTGCATTTTCTTTTTGTCCTTAAAATTGTCCTTAAAATTAAGGTAAAATTAATAATAAATATATATAATTTGAAGAAAATAGTATAGCCAAATAACAAAAAATATGATACATTAAATAATGTAGCAATATATGGGTATACTGTAAAGGAGGTGATTACATGATAGATAAAATAATAAAGGCGGTTATTACTGTAATAGGAACATTACTAGGTGTTTTTACTGGGGTGCTTCTAAACCAAAACGGTCTTCTTAATTTTACGGAATTTCAAAATGTTTTAGTAATCATTGGTATCAGTTTAGTATTTGGAATTATATTTTTTCTTTTATCAACCAGAATCAAAAAAATTGGTCTCAAAGTAGTAGGAGCTTTTGAAACGGAGCTACTTAAATTTTCTACCATGGATATTATTTGGGGAGCTTTGGGGCTTATAGTGGGGTTTATTATTGCTTTCCTGATCAGTCAGCCATTTTCTGATATTAAGTATGTGGGCACAATTATTTCAATTTTGTCTTATTTAATATTTGGATATTTGGGAATCAAAATTTCCACAAGGAAAAAAGACGATGTAATATGGCCGCAAATAAACTTGAAAAAAACGGCTGTTTCAAAAAAACAGGATAGAAATTCAAAGAAAGAAACATATTTACCAAAAATACTTGATACTAGCGTGATTATAGACGGAAGAATTTCTGATATTTGCAAGACTGGGTTTATTGAAGGAACACTGGTTATACCTGAATTTGTTCTTAAGGAATTAAGACACATTGCTGATTCTTCAGACAGCCTCAAAAGAAACAGAGGAAGAAGAGGATTGGATATTTTAAATATTTTGCAAAAAGATGATGCAGTGCATGTTGTTATTGAATCAAAAGATTACGGAGATAATATAGAAGTTGATGTAAAGCTTTTGAAGCTTGCTAAAGAGCTTGGAGGCAAAGTCCTGACAAATGATTTTAACTTGAATAAGGTTGCTGAATTCCAGGGTGTTGAAGTTTTAAATATCAATGAGCTGGCTAATGCTGTTAAGCCTGTTGTTCTTCCCGGAGAAGAAATGACTGTAATGGTTGTCAAGGACGGTAAGGAATCAGGGCAGGGTCTGGCATACCTTGATGATGGAACAATGATTGTTGTGGAAGGCGGCAAAAAATGCATCGGAGATTCTGTTGTTGTAACAGTAACGAGCGTGCTTCAAACGGCAGCAGGAAGAATGATTTTTGCCAAGCTTAAAAATGTAATAAACAAAGCTGTATAGAGGAAACAATCCTGATACAGCGTGGATAAAATTAAAATGAAATATGAAAAAGATAGTTGGATATTATATTCAGCTATCTTCTTTTGTTATGCAAAAAAATATTCACAAACATTCTGGGTACAGACCTTAGAATGAAGCTTTAAAGATTATTTTTTTTGTAATTAAAATTATTTTTATATGGAATAACTTTTTATGATTGACATAACATCTACTGTGCGGTACAATGTAGTTAACTATTATGCGGTGCAAGGTAGGTGGAATACATGGTGGATAAATCGCAATTATTAAGAGGTACATTGGAAGGATGTATAGTGAAAATAATTGGTGATGAAGAAACATACGGGTATGAAATAATATCCCGCTTACAGGATTATGGTTTTGATGATGTAAGAGAAGGAACAACCTATCCTATTTTGGTAAGACTTGAGAGGAAAAAAATTATAACATCCAAATACAAAGAGTCACCTCTTGGTCCGAAAAGAAAATACTATTTCTTAACTGAAACAGGAGAAGAATTTTTAAATGAATTTCAATTGGTGTGGAATGATGTAAAAAAGTCCGTTGACAAAGTATTGAAAGGGGAATAATTATGTTTATGAATGAAATGATCTTACTTAAAAAAGAAAATGAAGCACAAATAAAAGCTTTAAGGGATGACGACGTCCAGACCATAAAGGATATTATGAAAGGTATGAGTATATTTAAGGTTAATTCTTATGATGCGCAAGTAATCAAAAGAGATTTGATAGGGATGGCGCAGGAATTTGAATTAAGAAACAAAACATTACATGATGCCATTGGGAGTGATGTAAAAGGATTTGCTCATGATATTATAAAAAACAGCGGAGGACCATGTAAGTATGAAATATTTTTAGGATTTCTATTAAAGTTGACAGGATATTTTTTTGCTTGGTTTTTAGTATTATCTTTTGGAGCCTATGGAGGAGAATTAGGTTGGAGAGTTAATCCAATAATATTTTTATTTTACTTTTCAGTCGTAATACTAAGTTTCATAACAGAAGGCTTGGTAGCACCTGTATTTAGTATGGAAAAAGGATTTAAGAAAGAATGCGGTTCAATAATTTCCATAGTGTTATTTTTAGTTGTAACAATTATATATTTTTTTCTATATGATAATCAGAACATAATGGAAATTAATGTAGGCTGTATAATGCTTGTATCAGGATTAGCCTATCTGATAGCAAAATATTTGAATTTTAAGAATATTCATAAATTAGCAATTAATAAAAAGAATTTTATACAAGATTTGAGTTGATTGGCTATTAAGTTAAAAAATTATAACGAGTTAAGTTATAGGAATGCAAACACTAAACATAATTTATGAATAAATATTGTAACTTTATAAACTATGGGTTATAATGGAAAAAATAGAAAGAAACAGTATGCGATGATTAATACACGTAAAAAATCAATTTTCTTTCTTTTATTAGCCGCAGTAATACTTGTTATAATATTGTTTAATGTTGTACTATATTTTAAACTGCTGTCTACTGATTATGAATATCGTTGGAGGTATAAGTCATGTGTTATGAAGATAAATTGAAAAATAAAATTGAAAATACTCTAAAACAATATGTAGCTGATTATTCAAAACTTAAAAATGTTCAAACTAAATGGGAAGAATCTCTTACTGCATATGCGGATGCAAATGATAAGATGTTTTACAAACTCAAGGATGTAGTCAGTTCTTATCACGCTCTGCCAAAAGACAGTTTAAAGGAAGCCCAAACAGTAGTCGCATATTTTATCCCCTTCCATGAGTCAATAGTTAAAAGCAACATAGATGGCAGGGAGTGCTCAAAGGAATGGGCAAGGGCATATTTAGAAACAAATCAGCTCATATTGGATGTAAATACATATATAAAGGACGTATTAGAAGAATCAGGCTATAAAGCAGTGATCAC
Above is a window of Sedimentibacter sp. MB35-C1 DNA encoding:
- a CDS encoding PadR family transcriptional regulator, whose protein sequence is MVDKSQLLRGTLEGCIVKIIGDEETYGYEIISRLQDYGFDDVREGTTYPILVRLERKKIITSKYKESPLGPKRKYYFLTETGEEFLNEFQLVWNDVKKSVDKVLKGE
- a CDS encoding transketolase family protein encodes the protein MAKATREAYGEALKKLAANNPDVVVLDADLSGSTKTAEFKKVAPERFFNVGIAEQDLIGTAAGMAIAGKIPFASSFAMFAAGRAFEIIRNTVAYPKLNVKIAATHAGLTVGEDGASHQAIEDISLMRSIPNMTVINPSDSIEAEQAVLKAAEMKGPVYIRLGRMAVDNVYGQDYKFELGKGVELKKGNDVTIIATGLMVQEALKASEELSGEGINARVINIHTIKPIDEEIIINAARETKAIVTAEEHSIIGGLGSAVLEALSDKHPVPVKRIGVLDTFGESGKPADLLEKYHLTAKDIQEACKEVIKLKNIK
- a CDS encoding transketolase → MNHEKLCVIAKNMRSNILTMIHDAKSGHPGGSLSAVEIVTYLYFNEMNIENPEDENRDRFVLSKGHGAPVLYSALMEKGFVDKSLIGTLRKINSKLQGHPDMKKLPGVEASTGSLGQGLAIANGMALAFKLDKKKNRVFALLGDGELQEGMVWEAAMLAGHYKLDNVTAIIDHNGLQIDGRNNDVMKVEPIDKKWEAFGWHVIKADGNNFDSLEKAFSERRSITDKPTVIIADTVKGKGCSFMEDKASWHGKAPNDEEYSIAMNELGRCE
- a CDS encoding WecB/TagA/CpsF family glycosyltransferase, with protein sequence MNKLSIMGVRIDNKSMDEAVDMVKKKIADNERYIIYTPNTEIVMMCQKDDEFMELMNKSDINIPDGVGLIYASKIKKHPLKEKVAGFDLSVNLLKLADEQGLKLYVVGGKPGVAKTAMDKVHEEYPGIKIMGAQHGYFKGSHLGKQGHEEEVKVIEDINRAEPHILFVGFGAKKQEQWIEFNRDKINAKIIIGNGGTLDGLAGHVKRAPELFIKLGLEWFYRLMKEPKRIKRQILLPIFVFRVLFGNKDVVKVIE
- a CDS encoding PIN/TRAM domain-containing protein; the encoded protein is MIDKIIKAVITVIGTLLGVFTGVLLNQNGLLNFTEFQNVLVIIGISLVFGIIFFLLSTRIKKIGLKVVGAFETELLKFSTMDIIWGALGLIVGFIIAFLISQPFSDIKYVGTIISILSYLIFGYLGIKISTRKKDDVIWPQINLKKTAVSKKQDRNSKKETYLPKILDTSVIIDGRISDICKTGFIEGTLVIPEFVLKELRHIADSSDSLKRNRGRRGLDILNILQKDDAVHVVIESKDYGDNIEVDVKLLKLAKELGGKVLTNDFNLNKVAEFQGVEVLNINELANAVKPVVLPGEEMTVMVVKDGKESGQGLAYLDDGTMIVVEGGKKCIGDSVVVTVTSVLQTAAGRMIFAKLKNVINKAV
- a CDS encoding CarD family transcriptional regulator, which produces MFKLGDKVVYPMHGAGVIETMEQKEILGEVKKYYVLKMPIGEMKLMIPVDNVNNIGLRNIIDTEAVEKVYKILKQSAELNDSNWNKRYRDNMVKMKTGDIFEVAKVVRDLTFRDREKGLSTGEKKMLVSAKQMLVSEIALSTNTDGKNIQDYLDNIINEDALKQ
- the fsa gene encoding fructose-6-phosphate aldolase, which codes for MKLFIDTANVEEIKNANEMGIICGVTTNPSLIAKEGKIFEDVVKEITGIVDGPISAEVISADCEGMIKEATELSRIHKNIIIKIPMTIEGLKAVKILKKENIKTNVTLIFSASQALMAARAGATYVSPFVGRLDDVSSSGMELIKDIVTIFNNYDIDTEIIAASIRHPMHVTEAAKLGCHIATVPYKVLIQMAGHPLTDKGIDRFLKDWESVPKRK